In a genomic window of Pseudomonas oryzihabitans:
- the rdgB gene encoding RdgB/HAM1 family non-canonical purine NTP pyrophosphatase: MSDLTELVLASHNAGKLKELQAMLGGQVRVRSVGEFSQVEPEETGLSFVENAILKARNAARLSGLPALADDSGLAVDALGGAPGIYSARYADGQGDAANNAKLLDALRDVPDAERTGQFVCVLALVRHADDPLPILCEGLWPGRILHAAQGEHGFGYDPLFQPDGEAVSAAELAPAEKNQRSHRARAMAQLKQRLGL; encoded by the coding sequence ATGTCCGACCTTACCGAACTGGTCCTCGCCAGCCACAACGCCGGCAAGCTCAAGGAACTCCAGGCCATGCTCGGCGGCCAGGTGCGGGTGCGCTCAGTGGGCGAGTTCAGCCAGGTGGAGCCCGAGGAAACCGGCCTGTCCTTCGTCGAGAACGCCATCCTCAAGGCACGCAACGCCGCGCGTCTGTCCGGCCTGCCGGCCCTGGCCGACGATTCGGGGCTGGCAGTGGACGCCCTCGGCGGCGCCCCCGGCATCTATTCCGCGCGCTACGCCGATGGCCAGGGCGATGCGGCCAACAACGCCAAGTTACTCGACGCCCTGCGCGACGTCCCCGACGCCGAACGCACCGGCCAGTTCGTCTGCGTGCTGGCGCTGGTACGTCACGCCGACGATCCGCTGCCGATCCTCTGCGAAGGCCTCTGGCCCGGGCGCATCCTGCATGCCGCCCAGGGCGAGCATGGCTTTGGCTACGATCCGCTGTTCCAGCCCGACGGCGAGGCGGTCTCCGCGGCCGAACTGGCGCCCGCGGAAAAGAACCAGCGCAGCCATCGCGCCCGCGCCATGGCCCAGCTCAAGCAACGGCTCGGCCTGTGA
- the metW gene encoding methionine biosynthesis protein MetW has protein sequence MRADLDIIQEWIPAGSRVLDLGCGTGELLAWLRDHKQVTGYGLEIDPDKIAECLLKDVNVIEQDLDGGLANFASDSFDVVVMTQSLQALQYPDRILQEMLRVGRQCIITFPNFGHWRCRLYLGTKGRMPVSDFLPYTWYNTPNIHFCTFEDFERLCREQRAQVLDRLAVDRQHRHGWASKLWPNLLGEIGIYRVSAPRLQEHRVAV, from the coding sequence GTGCGCGCCGATCTGGACATCATTCAGGAATGGATCCCCGCCGGCAGCCGGGTGCTCGACCTCGGTTGCGGCACCGGCGAGTTGCTCGCCTGGCTGCGCGACCACAAGCAGGTCACCGGTTACGGCCTGGAGATCGACCCGGACAAGATCGCCGAATGCCTGCTCAAGGACGTCAATGTCATCGAGCAGGATCTCGACGGTGGCCTGGCCAACTTCGCCAGCGACAGCTTCGACGTGGTGGTCATGACCCAGTCGCTGCAGGCCCTGCAATACCCCGACCGCATCCTCCAGGAGATGCTGCGGGTCGGTCGCCAGTGCATCATCACCTTCCCCAACTTCGGCCACTGGCGCTGCCGGCTGTACCTGGGCACCAAGGGCCGCATGCCGGTCTCGGACTTCCTGCCCTACACCTGGTACAACACGCCGAACATCCACTTCTGCACCTTCGAGGACTTCGAGCGCCTCTGCCGCGAGCAGCGCGCCCAGGTGCTGGATCGCCTCGCCGTGGACCGTCAGCACCGCCACGGCTGGGCCAGCAAGCTGTGGCCCAACCTGCTCGGCGAGATCGGCATCTACCGGGTCAGCGCGCCGCGCCTGCAGGAGCATCGCGTCGCCGTGTGA
- the metX gene encoding homoserine O-succinyltransferase MetX codes for MPSVIPEDSVGLVTPELLHFSEPLPLACGRTLPAYDLMVETYGELNASRSNAVLICHALSGHHHAAGYHSLEDRKPGWWDSCIGPGKPIDTRKFFVVALNNLGGCNGSTGPSSPNPATGRPYGADFPVLTVEDWVHSQARLADRLGIAQWAAVIGGSLGGMQALQWAISYPERIRHCLAIASAPKLSAENIAFNEVARQAILSDPDFHAGHFQEKGVIPKRGLMLARMVGHITYLSDEAMGEKFGRELKTDQLNYDFHSVEFQVESYLRYQGEEFSGRFDANTYLLMTKALDYFDPAHAHGGNLAKTLSGVQARFLIVSFTTDWRFSPARSKEIVNALMAARKDVSYLEVDAPQGHDAFLIPIPRYLQAFSHYMTRIEV; via the coding sequence ATGCCCAGCGTCATCCCCGAAGATTCCGTCGGCCTGGTCACCCCCGAGCTGCTGCATTTCAGCGAGCCCCTGCCCCTGGCCTGTGGTCGCACCCTGCCGGCCTACGACCTCATGGTCGAGACCTATGGCGAACTCAACGCCAGCCGCAGCAACGCGGTGCTGATCTGCCACGCGCTTTCCGGCCATCACCACGCGGCGGGCTACCACAGTCTCGAAGATCGCAAACCGGGTTGGTGGGACAGTTGCATCGGCCCGGGCAAGCCCATCGATACCCGCAAATTCTTCGTCGTCGCCCTCAACAACCTGGGCGGCTGCAATGGCTCCACCGGACCGAGCAGTCCCAATCCCGCGACCGGCCGCCCCTATGGCGCCGACTTCCCGGTACTCACCGTGGAAGACTGGGTGCACAGCCAGGCGCGCCTGGCTGACCGCCTCGGCATCGCGCAGTGGGCGGCGGTGATCGGCGGTAGCCTGGGCGGCATGCAGGCGCTGCAATGGGCCATCAGCTACCCCGAGCGCATCCGCCACTGCCTGGCCATCGCCTCGGCGCCCAAGCTGTCGGCGGAAAACATCGCCTTCAACGAGGTGGCGCGCCAGGCCATCCTCTCGGACCCGGATTTTCATGCCGGCCACTTCCAGGAAAAGGGCGTGATCCCCAAGCGCGGCCTGATGCTGGCGCGCATGGTCGGGCACATCACCTACCTCTCCGACGAGGCCATGGGCGAGAAATTCGGTCGCGAACTCAAGACCGACCAGCTCAACTATGACTTCCACAGCGTCGAATTCCAGGTGGAGAGCTACCTGCGCTACCAGGGCGAGGAATTCTCCGGCCGCTTCGACGCCAATACCTATCTGCTGATGACCAAGGCGCTGGACTACTTCGATCCGGCCCACGCCCATGGCGGCAACCTGGCCAAGACCCTGTCCGGGGTGCAGGCGCGCTTCCTGATCGTCTCCTTCACCACCGACTGGCGCTTCTCGCCGGCGCGCTCCAAGGAGATCGTCAACGCCCTGATGGCCGCGCGCAAGGACGTCAGCTACCTGGAGGTGGACGCGCCCCAGGGCCATGACGCCTTCCTCATCCCCATCCCGCGCTATCTGCAGGCCTTCTCCCACTACATGACCCGTATCGAGGTATAG